The Salmo salar chromosome ssa06, Ssal_v3.1, whole genome shotgun sequence genome window below encodes:
- the LOC106606520 gene encoding somatostatin receptor type 5 produces MGHFLIHLPDFQPHPHLPAMNPQDCTSIPGDFNLSSSRGYSTVTNLFMNESGESAPFQDSSTVITAVISMTVFMVGLMGNMLAIYVVLRYAKMKTVTNMYLLNLALADELYILGLPFLTTQNVLSYWPFGQFLCRVVMTVDSINQFTSTFCLTVMSIDRYLAVVHPIRSVKWRQPKVAKIINGLVWVVSFVVVLPVTIYSDVQDRFNSCNMSWPDPQDLWSTVFILYTAILGFFGPLLIICLCYLLIIIKVKSAGARAGLTRRRRSERKVTRMVVIIVVVFVICWLPFFTTNIVNLVFIIPENSVTAGVYFFLVIMTYVNSCANPLLYGFLSDNFKQSFRKVLCLHKANGVGVGDGGDMGSGGGRPISPRLERVETTQQHDPLFTPRIMDFNNGHMQNNQVGKSIEIKRVERTLAIK; encoded by the exons ATGGGCCATTTCCTGATTCATCTTCCTGACTTCCAACCCCACCCCCACCTTCCCGCTATGAATCCCCAAGACTGCACCTCCATCCCTGGGGATTTcaacctctcctcctccaggggcTACTCCACGGTCACCAACCTCTTCATGAACGAGTCCGGCGAGAGCGCTCCCTTCCAGGACAGCAGCACCGTTATCACTGCAGTAATCTCTATGACTGTATTCATGGTGGGCCTCATGGGCAACATGCTGGCCATCTACGTGGTCCTGCGCTATGCCAAGATGAAGACTGTCACCAACATGTACCTTCTGAACTTAGCCCTGGCAGATGAATTGTACATCCTAGGACTTCCCTTCCTGACCACCCAGAACGTGCTCTCTTATTGGCCGTTCGGGCAGTTTCTGTGCCGCGTGGTCATGACGGTAGACTCCATCAACCAGTTCACCAGCACCTTCTGCCTGACCGTGATGAGCATTGACCGCTACCTGGCCGTGGTGCACCCCATTCGGAGCGTCAAGTGGCGGCAGCCGAAGGTGGCTAAGATCATCAACGGGCTGGTGTGGGTGGTGTCGTTCGTGGTGGTGCTGCCGGTCACCATCTACTCAGATGTTCAGGACCGCTTCAACTCGTGCAACATGAGCTGGCCTGATCCCCAGGACCTGTGGTCAACGGTCTTCATCCTCTACACGGCCATTTTGGGCTTCTTCGGCCCCCTGCTGATCATCTGCCTCTGCTACCTGCTCATCATCATCAAG GTGAAGTCTGCCGGGGCCAGGGCGGGCCTGACCAGGCGGCGCCGCTCCGAACGCAAAGTCACCCGCATGGTGGTCATCATCGTGGTGGTCTTCGTCATCTGCTGGCTGCCCTTCTTCACCACCAACATCGTCAACCTCGTCTTCATCATACCAGAGAACAGTGTCACTGCCGGCGTCTACTTCTTCCTGGTCATCATGACCTACGTCAACTCCTGTGCCAACCCGCTCCTCTATGGCTTCCTGTCTGACAACTTCAAGCAGAGCTTCAGGAAGGTCCTGTGTCTCCACAAGGCGAACGGGGTTGGGGTGGGGgacggaggagacatggggagtggaGGGGGACGTCCCATATCCCCTAGGCTGGAGAGGGTGGAGACGACTCAGCAGCATGACCCGCTCTTCACCCCCCGGATCATGGACTTCAACAATGGACACATGCAGAACAACCAAGTAGGTAAATCTATAGAAATAAAACGAGTAGAACGGACATTAGCAATAAAGTGA